A genomic window from Gossypium hirsutum isolate 1008001.06 chromosome D12, Gossypium_hirsutum_v2.1, whole genome shotgun sequence includes:
- the LOC107945214 gene encoding eukaryotic translation initiation factor 3 subunit B, producing the protein MAAEVMLINEIEAKAASMAIDLNIDFNSIQLPRGEDCGIVSDDEDVYHDDQLEFDSGFGNVIVVDNLPVVPSEKFEKLEGVIRKIYSQIGVIKEDGLWMPVDPETKKTLGYCFIEYNTPQEAELAKEKTNGYKLDRAHIFAVNMFDDFDKYMRVPDEWAPPEIKPYTPGENLQKWLTDEKARDQFVIRAGTDTEVLWNDARQSKTELVYKRSYWTESFVQWSPLGTYLATVHRQGAAVWGGANTFNRLMRYAHPQVKLIDFSPGEKFLVTYSSHEPSNPHDANRVVINIFDVRTGKVMRDFKGSADEFTIGGAGGVAGVSWPVFRWGGGKEDKYFAKLGKNMISVYETETFSLIDKKSLKVENVVDFSWSPTDPILALFVPELGGGNQPARVSLVQIPSKVELRQKNLFSVSDCKMYWQSNGEYLAVKADRYTKTKKSTYTGFELFRIKERDIPIEVLELDNKNDKIIAFAWEPKGHRFAVIHGDNPRPDISFYSMKSSHNLGRVSKLTTLKGKQANALFWSPGGRFIVLAGLKGFNGQLEFFNVDELETMATAEQFMATDIEWDPTGRYVATAVTSVHEMENGFNIWSFHGKLLYRILKDHFFQFLWRPRPPSFLSAEKEEEISKYLKKYSKKYDAEDQDVSMLLSEQDREKRRMLKEEWEKWISEWRRASEEEKLERQRLRDGEASDEEEEYEAKEVEVEEILDFSEEVLFEE; encoded by the exons ATGGCGGCGGAGGTAATGCTAATTAACGAGATAGAGGCGAAGGCTGCTAGCATGGCCATCGATTTGAATATCGATTTCAATTCCATTCAACTTCCTCGTGGTGAAGATTGTGGCATCGTCAG TGATGATGAGGATGTTTACCATGACGATCAATTGGAATTCGATTCCGGGTTTGGAAACGTTATTGTAGTGGATAATCTCCCAGTTGTTCCTAGTGAAAAGTTTGAGAAACTCGAGGGTGTCATTCGGAAAATCTATAGTCAGATTGGAGTCATTAAGGAGGATGGCCTTTGGATGCCTGTTGATCCTGAGACTAAGAAAACCCTAGGTTATTGTTTTATAGAGTACAATACTCCACAG GAAGCTGAGCTTGCTAAGGAGAAGACCAATGGGTACAAGTTGGATAGAGCACATATTTTTGCTGTTAATATGTTCGATGATTTTGATAAGTACATGAGAGTTCCGGATGAATGGGCTCCTCCTGAGATTAAACCCTACACGCCTGGG GAAAATCTTCAAAAGTGGCTTACTGATGAAAAGGCACGAGATCAATTTGTAATTCGTGCTGGTACTGACACTGAAGTTCTGTGGAATGATGCAAGGCAGTCTAAAACCGAGCTCGTTTACAAACGCAGT TACTGGACCGAAAGTTTTGTGCAGTGGTCTCCCCTGGGGACATACTTGGCAACAGTTCACAGGCAAGGAGCAGCAGTTTGGGGAGGTGCAAATACGTTTAATCGTCTAATGCGTTATGCCCATCCTCAG GTTAAGCTTATTGATTTTTCTCCTGGTGAAAAATTTTTGGTAACCTACAGCAGCCATGAACCAAGCAATCCTCATGATGCAAAT AGGGTTGTGATAAACATTTTTGATGTGAGAACTGGAAAAGTGATGAGAGATTTTAAGGGAAGTGCTGATGAATTTACAATTGGAGGAGCTGGTGGTGTTGCTGGAGTTTCTTGGCCTGTTTTCAG ATGGGGAGGCGGAAAAGAGGACAAGTATTTTGCCAAACTTGGGAAAAATATGATATCTGTTTATGAAACAGAGACTTTTAGCCTTATTGACAAAAAATCTTTGAAGGTTGAAAACGTTGTGGACTTCAGTTGGTCACCAACTGATCCCATTCTTGCACTTTTTGTTCCTGAACTTGGAGGTGGAAACCAGCCTGCTAGG GTGAGTCTGGTTCAAATTCCCAGTAAAGTGGAATTGAGGCAAAAGAATCTTTTCAGCGTCAGCGACTGCAAAATGTACTGGCAAAGCAACGGTGAATATCTTGCTGTAAAAGCTGACCGATAcacgaaaacaaaaaaaagtactTATACCGGTTTTGAGCTCTTTCGCATCAAGGAAAGGGACATACCAATTGAGGTTTTGGAGCttgataataaaaatgataagatAATTGCTTTTGCTTGGGAGCCCAAGGGGCACAGGTTTGCTGTTATACATGGGGATAATCCAAGGCCTGATATTAGCTTTTACTCGATGAAATCATCGCACAATTTGGGCCGAGTTTCAAAGCTCACTACTCTGAAAGGCAAGCAGGCAAATGCGTTATTCTGGTCACCTGGTGGCCGTTTTATTGTACTTGCTGGATTGAAGGGGTTCAATGGTCAGTTGGAATTCTTTAATGTCGATGAGCTTGAAACAATGGCAACTGCTGAACAATTTATGGCCACAGATATTGAATGGGATCCCACTGGAAG ATATGTTGCAACCGCAGTAACATCTGTTCATGAAATGGAAAATGGTTTCAATATATGGTCCTTTCATGGTAAGCTACTCTACCGGATACTGAAGGATCATTTCTTCCAG TTCTTGTGGCGCCCAAGGCCCCCATCCTTCTTGAGCGCTGAGAAGGAGGAAGAGATATCAAAATACTTGAAGAAGTACAGTAAGAAGTATGATGCAGAGGACCAGGATGTTTCGATGCTATTGAGCGAACAGGATAGGGAGAAGAGAAGGATGTTGAAGGAAGAATGGGAGAAGTGGATAAGCGAATGGAGGCGGGCAAGTGAGGAAGAGAAGTTGGAGAGGCAGAGGTTGAGGGATGGAGAAGCAAGTGACGAGGAAGAGGAATACGAAGCTAAAGAAGTTGAAGTTGAGGAAATCTTGGACTTCTCCGAAGAAGTCCTTTTTGAAGAGTGA